The segment CAGTTTTTCCTGTTCCAATTGCCCATATTGGCTCGTATGCTATCACTATTTTTTCTATTTCTGTTGCCGAAAAACCAAAAAGACATTCCGTTATTTGATTACAAACAAAAGAAAGGTGCTGCGATACTTCTCTCACCTCTAATTTTTCTCCGCAACAATAGATAGGGGTAATATTATTTTCCAATAAAGCTTTTATTTTTTGGACAATAAAGGGAGGCGATTCATTAAAGTATTCTCTCCGCTCACTGTGCCCTACAATAACATATTCCACTCCAAAGGAAGAGAGCATAGAAGGGGATATTTCTCCGGTAAATGCTCCGAAATTTTGTGTATAGCAATTCTGTGCTCCCAAATGTATGGGAGATGCTGTTTCTTTTAGTATATTCTGCATCAAAGCAATATGAAGAAAAGGAGGACATACCACAATATTCACTCCGTTGTGTCCTTCTTCCTTAACAATTTGTATCAGATCAGATGCCAATAACATACCATCTCCTAAATGAGTATTCATTTTCCAGTTCCCTGCTATTATTTTTTTTCTCATAGTTTTATTACATTAAGTTTATTAATATGCTTTCATTCTTGAAAAATACTCTTTTGCAGCTTTTTTTACTTTGGGGGCGAGCAATAATGCGGCTATCATATTAGGTATAGCCATGAGCCCAAACATTATATTGATAAAATCTACCACTATAGAAAGGGTTGCCACAGAACCAACTAAAATAGTTGCAACATACCAATAATTAAAATAATTTCCATATTTTGCACCAAAAAGGTACGAAAGTGCTTTCACACCATAATAACTATAAGAAAAAAGAGTCGTAAACCCAAAAATTAATACCGTTATATATAATAAAAAAGTTCCCAAATAAGGTATCCCTGCTTCAAATACCTGATAAGTAATCTGTATTCCATCCCCATCAGCCATTTTCCACATATCTGTTGATAATATCGCAAAACCTGTAAGGGAACAAATCACCAAAGTGTCTACCACCGGACCTAACATTGCCACAAGTCCCTCTCGTACAGGTTCATTTGTTTTAGAAGCCCCATGCATCATTGGTGCGGTTCCTATCCCCGCTTCATTAGAAAATGAGGCACGCTTTGCCCCTTCTATTATAATCATTAATACAGATCCTCCGAATGCCGCTTTTGCAGTAAAAGCATCTTTTAAAATCATTTGAAAAATACTCGGTATATATTCTATTCTAGAAAACATTATAAATAAAACACTGAATAAATACAGCAGTACCATAAAAGGCACCATTTTTCCCGCCACTTCCCCGATTCTTTTAATTCCTCCAAAGATTACTAAAGCCGTGAGAATGGTTATCACTATTCCTAAGGCAAAATTAGAAT is part of the Chitinophagaceae bacterium genome and harbors:
- a CDS encoding alanine/glycine:cation symporter family protein, coding for MEQIEVYFAEASGWVWGTPLLILLMGGGIFFMLYIEFLPFRYLPHAYHILLGKYSHQNAPGDINHYQALSSSLAATIGFGNVSGVAIAIVSGGPGVLFWMWVSAFFGMATKFFTCTLAVMYRGKDTNGHIQGGPMYFITEGLGKKWKFMAVFFCFFCLFGASPLFQANQIVQITNDILKKNTSLEYIGNMYSNFALGIVITILTALVIFGGIKRIGEVAGKMVPFMVLLYLFSVLFIMFSRIEYIPSIFQMILKDAFTAKAAFGGSVLMIIIEGAKRASFSNEAGIGTAPMMHGASKTNEPVREGLVAMLGPVVDTLVICSLTGFAILSTDMWKMADGDGIQITYQVFEAGIPYLGTFLLYITVLIFGFTTLFSYSYYGVKALSYLFGAKYGNYFNYWYVATILVGSVATLSIVVDFINIMFGLMAIPNMIAALLLAPKVKKAAKEYFSRMKAY
- the tpiA gene encoding triose-phosphate isomerase; its protein translation is MRKKIIAGNWKMNTHLGDGMLLASDLIQIVKEEGHNGVNIVVCPPFLHIALMQNILKETASPIHLGAQNCYTQNFGAFTGEISPSMLSSFGVEYVIVGHSERREYFNESPPFIVQKIKALLENNITPIYCCGEKLEVREVSQHLSFVCNQITECLFGFSATEIEKIVIAYEPIWAIGTGKTASTEQAQEMHQEIRSHIAKKIGKNSADKISILYGGSLRIQNAAELFAQADIDGGLIGGASLKAREFIDITKKMKI